The Pyrenophora tritici-repentis strain M4 chromosome 10, whole genome shotgun sequence genome contains a region encoding:
- a CDS encoding GatA, Asp-tRNAAsn-Glu-tRNAGln amidotransferase A subunit and related amidase has product MVSAWFLTKVFAAFVPLVSVYAHPQTKFPLLLDATADDLVAGLHAGDFTSVDLVKAYIGRIMEVNQTLHMVIEINPDALSIAKTLDEERASGKIRGPLHGLPVLVKNNIATADKMNNTVGSWSLVGAKVPRDATVVAKLREAGAVILGKSNLSQWANFRSSNSSNGWSAHGGQTYGAYYPGQDPSGSSSGSGVAASLGLAWGTLGTETDGSIISPSQVNNIVGIKPTLGLTSRALVVPISERQDTVGAMARTVKDAAYILHAISGPDSYDNYTFAIPWAKLGKKPNYVAACKLDALKGKRIGVPRNYIGTPDNTTTAIYAAFEAALDTIRSAGATVVEDTNYTAYKEWTQSNAETIVLHGDFGPNLAHYLSQLTSNPNNIHTLEDVQRFTHSFPLEDYPDRDTAEFDASIAQVKNFSNTDAAFWTAYQYNQYLGGPGGILGALEKYNLDAVVTPAFLASSISAIIGAPVVTVPLGAYPQGTQVVKNARGDLNATAPNVPFGISFSGKLWSEESLVGFAYAFEQRTNVREKVKPYLVPRVEIQDVVGK; this is encoded by the exons ATGGTTTCAGCGTGGTTCTTGACAAAGGTCTTTGCGGCTTTTGTGCCCTTAGTGAGCGTGTATGCGCACCCCCAAACCAAGTTTCCGTTACTTCTCGATGCTACTGCGGATGATTTGGTTGCTGGTCTTCATGCCGGAGACTTTACGAGCGTGGATTTGGTCAAG GCTTACATCGGACGTATTATGGAAGTCAATCAAACGCTGCACATGGTCATTGAAATCAACCCTGATGCTTTGTCAATCGCGAAAACTTTGGATGAAGAGCGTGCGAGTGGGAAAATTCGAGG CCCTCTTCACGGACTTCCTGTACTGGTCAAAAACAACATTGCCACTGCGGATAAAATGAACAATACAGTCGGATCCTGGTCTCTAGTCGGCGCCAAGGTCCCACGTGATGCTACTGTCGTAGCGAAGCTTCGAGAGGCGGGTGCGGTCATCCTCGGAAAGTCCAATCTCTCTCAATGGGCCAACTTCCGCTCTTCCAACTCTTCAAATGGATGGTCCGCTCATGGTGGACAGACTTATGGCGCATACTACCCTGGTCAGGATCCTAGTGGAAGCAGCAGCGGTAGTGGAGTTGCGGCTAGTCTGGGTCTTGCATGGGGAACTCTTGGTACTGAGACTGATGGCTCCATCATTTCCCCCAGTCAAGTGAACAACATTGTAGGTATTAAACCAACCCTTGGTCTAACTAGCAGAGCTCTCGTGGTTCCTATTTCAGAACGCCAAGACACTGTTGGAGCCATGGCTCGTACAGTCAAGGACGCAGCATACATACTCCACGCCATCTCGGGACCTGACAGCTACGACAACTACACCTTCGCCATCCCATGGGCAAAGTTAGGAAAGAAGCCCAACTATGTTGCCGCATGTAAGCTAGATGCTCTCAAGGGCAAACGCATCGGTGTCCCACGCAACTACATCGGCACCCCCGACAACACCACGACGGCCATCTACGCCGCCTTCGAAGCCGCCCTAGACACAATCCGTTCCGCCGGCGCCACCGTCGTCGAAGACACAAACTACACGGCCTATAAAGAATGGACACAATCCAACGCAGAAACCATCGTCCTCCACGGCGACTTCGGCCCTAACCTAGCCCACTACCTCTCCCAACTCACGTCCAACCCCAACAACATACACACGCTCGAAGACGTCCAACGCTTCACCCATTCCTTCCCGCTAGAAGACTATCCCGACCGCGACACGGCAGAATTTGACGCCTCCATCGCGCAAGTCAAGAATTTCTCAAACACCGACGCTGCCTTTTGGACCGCATACCAATACAACCAATATCTCGGCGGCCCCGGCGGTATCCTCGGCGCGCTCGAGAAATACAACCTAGACGCCGTTGTCACGCCTGCTTTTCTTGCGTCTTCCATCTCTGCAATTATCGGGGCGCCGGTTGTTACGGTGCCATTAGGGGCATACCCACAGGGCACGCAGGTTGTGAAGAATGCAAGGGGAGATTTGAATGCTACGGCGCCGAATGTGCCGTTTGGGATTAGTTTTTCGGGGAAGCTGTGGAGTGAGGAGAGTCTGGTGGGGTTTGCGTATGCGTTTGAGCAGAGGACCAACGTGAGGGAGAAGGTGAAGCCGTATTTGGTGCCGCGGGTGGAGATTCAAGATGTGGTGGGGAAGTAG
- a CDS encoding PTR2, Dipeptide-tripeptide permease, with protein MPNIPFLGALFGSSANNMADNADYPVKKPEGEWQAQLSPEQFRILRQKGTEMPGSGKYNKHYPTAGVYNCGACDAPLYKANHKFDSGCGWPAFWDAIPGAVGQKPDPGLGMMRTEISNHGTRDTGSRPEREEFMSTENNARYVDFPYHEETARLVGDDKGSTSSLSSYASDEEDLFRGGKPRRESRDLHITTDTEAGTGFPHVDDTEQTKAADQPVSWSSLPRKDQLFVLMLARLSEPLTQTSLGSYLYYQLQSFDPSLPESTISYQAGIIGAAFPATQFVTAMMWGRFSDSEYGGRKRSIYLGLLGTMLSIIGFGFSHSFAMAVTFRCLGGILNGNVGVMRTMISEIIKEKKFQSRAFLILPMIFNIGVIVGPVLGGVLADPIASYPSLFGPNSTFGGKDGVYWMKTYPYALPNLISAIFLFLSSFAVLFFLEETSDLCKHKPDPCLRFGHWLIRTLLCYPASRASGYTAVPNSDVELHRPDSAVYLENPKKPVFRQKLPFRRIWTANLSTTLLAHGVLAMHVGTFNGLWNLHLSTPRYDLEHPHPTGFIPHGIFFTGGLGMPPSRIGLALAIIGVIGIPLQLLVYPRLSHRLGTTSCYRIFLALFPVMYTITPFLSLVPSTTPPPEGVSGPWVWMAITGSASVSAGDSAWDWAVGF; from the exons ATGCCCAACATCCCCTTCTTGGGCGCGCTTTTCGGATCCAGTGCGAATAACATGGCGGATAACGCTGATTACCCCGTCAAGAAGCCCGAGGGCGAGTGGCAGGCACAATTGAGTCCTG AACAATTCCGCATCCTCCGCCAAAAAGGCACCGAAATGCCTGGCTCAGGAAAATACAACAAACACTACCCCACAGCCGGCGTATACAACTGCGGCGCATGCGACGCGCCCCTCTACAAAGCCAACCACAAGTTCGACTCTGGATGCGGGTGGCCTGCCTTTTGGGACGCCATTCCCGGTGCTGTGGGACAGAAACCGGATCCGGGACTCGGCATGATGAGGACGGAGATT TCGAATCATGGGACCCGTGATACTGGATCTCGGCCAGAACGTGAGGAGTTCATGTCAACCGAGAATAACGCACGATATGTGGATTTTCCTTATCACGAAGAGACGGCGCGCCTTGTAGGAGATGACAAAGGTTCTACGTCTTCGTTGTCATCGTATGCAAGTGACGAGGAGGATCTGTTTCGAGGTGGCAAGCCACGGCGAGAGTCACGCGACCTACACATCACCACGGACACCGAAGCTGGCACAGGGTTCCCACATGTCGACGACACCGAGCAGACGAAAGCTGCGGACCAGCCAGTATCCTGGAGTTCGTTACCACGGAAAGACCAACTCTTCGTCCTGATGCTTGCACGTCTATCGGAACCTCTCACCCAGACATCGCTAGGATCGTACCTCTACTATCAACTCCAGTCCTTCGACCCCTCACTTCCCGAGTCAACCATTTCGTACCAGGCGGGAATCATTGGCGCGGCGTTTCCAGCAACGCAATTCGTGACAGCGATGATGTGGGGGCGGTTTTCCGATTCAGAGTATGGAGGACGGAAACGGTCAATTTACCTGGGTTTACTAGGCACGATGCTTAGTATCATTGGTTTTGGGTTTTCGCATAGTTTTGCCATGGCTGTTACTTTCCGGTGTCTAGGTGGTATATTGAATGGCAATGTTGGGGTTATGCGGACGATGATTAGTGAGATTATCAAGGAGAAGAAGTTTCAGAGTCGGGCATTTTTGATTTTGCCGATGATTTTCAATATTGGGGTTATTGTTGGGCCGGTATTGG GTGGTGTACTCGCCGACCCTATAGCTAGCTATCCATCTCTCTTCGGTCCAAACTCTACCTTCGGCGGGAAAGATGGTGTATACTGGATGAAAACGTACCCTTACGCTCTCCCCAATCTAATCAGCGCTATAttcctcttcctctcctccTTCGCCGTCCTCTTCTTCCTAGAGGAAACAAGCGACCTCTGCAAACACAAACCAGACCCGTGCCTCCGCTTCGGCCACTGGCTCATCCGAACCCTCCTCTGCTACCCCGCATCCCGCGCTTCCGGCTATACCGCCGTGCCCAACTCCGACGTCGAACTGCACCGCCCAGACAGCGCCGTCTATCTAGAAAACCCCAAAAAGCCAGTCTTCCGACAAAAACTTCCTTTCCGACGTATCTGGACCGCCAACCTAAGCACCACGCTCCTCGCCCACGGCGTCCTCGCAATGCATGTCGGTACCTTCAACGGCCTTTGGAACCTACACCTATCTACCCCGCGTTACGACCTAGAACACCCTCATCCCACTGGTTTCATCCCACATGGAATTTTCTTCACCGGCGGTCTCGGTATGCCACCGTCACGCATCGGTCTCGCCCTCGCTATCATCGGTGTAATAGGTATCCCACTCCAACTCCTCGTGTACCCCCGCCTCTCCCACCGTCTCGGCACAACATCCTGTTACCGCATCTTCCTCGCGCTGTTCCCAGTCATGTACACCATCACTCCCTTTCTCAGTCTGGTACCTAGTACCACCCCGCCGCCAGAGGGCGTTTCCGGACCGTGGGTTTGGATGGCGATTACAGGT TCCGCATCCGTCAGTGCTGGGGACAGTGCATGGGATTGGGCAGTCGGTTTCTAG